The DNA window GTTCGTCGGCGACAAGCCGGGCCACTTCCAGCGCACCGGCAACCGCCACGATCTGGCGGTAGAGCCGCCGGCGCCGACCGTGCTGAAAAAGCTGGTGGACGAGAAGGGCGGTGAAGTGGTGTCGATCGGTAAAATCGCCGACATCTACGCCAACGTCGGCATCACCAAGAAGGTGAAGGCGACCGGCATCGACGCGCTGTTCGACGCGACCCTGATCGAAATGGAAAAGGCCGGCGACAACACCATCGTGTTCACCAACTTCGTGGACTTTGACTCCTCCTATGGCCACCGCCGCGACGTGGCGGGCTACGCCGCCGCGCTGGAGCTGTTCGACCGCCGCCTGCCGGAGCTGCTGAAGCTGGTGAAAGACGAAGACATCATCATCTTCACCGCCGACCACGGCTGCGACCCGACCTGGCCGGGCACCGACCACACCCGCGAACATATCCCGGTGCTGGTTTACGGCCCGAAAGTGAAGCCGGGCTCACTGGGCCACCGCGAGACCTTCGCCGACATCGGCCAGACCGTCGCCAATTACTTTGGCCTGTCGCCGATGGATTACGGTAAGACCCTGTTCTAAGCCCTGTCTTTCAAGCCGCAGCGTTGTTAGCTTCACGCGTGAACCCCAGTCACTTACTCAAGTAAGCTCCTGGGGATTCACCCGCTAGCTGCCTAGCTGCAACTCGAAATTCAAGGCTTAGATGTTTGACGTTTTTATTAAATAAGATTTCTAAAGGAAGAAAATTATGGCTACGCCGCACATTAATGCTGAGATGGGTGATTTCGCTGACGTAGTACTGATGCCGGGCGATCCGCTGCGTGCAAAATACATCGCCGAAACCTTCCTGGAAGGCGCGGTGGAAGTGAACAACGTGCGCGGCATGTTGGGCTTCACCGGCACCTACAAAGGCCGCCGCATCTCCGTAATGGGCCACGGCATGGGCATCCCGTCCTGCTCCATCTATGCGCGCGAGCTGATCGCCGAATTCGGCGTGAAGAAGATCATTCGCGTGGGCTCCTGCGGCGCGGTGCGTGACGATATCAAACTGCGTGACGTGGTGATCGGCATGGGCGCGTGCACCGACTCCAAGGTGAACCGTCTGCGCTTCAAGGACAACGACTACGCGGCGATCGCCGACTTCGACATGGTGCGCAATGCGGTCGACGCGGCGGCGGCGCAGGGCATCCCGGCGCGCGTGGGCAACATCTTCTCCGCCGATCTGTTCTACACGCCGGATCCGGACATGTTCCAGGTGATGAAGAAGTACGGCATCCTGGGCGTGGAAATGGAAGCGGCCGGCATCTACGGCGTGGCGGCGGAGCTGTACGAAGAGTTCGGCTGCAAGGCGCTGACCATCTGCACCGTGTCCGACCACATCCTGCGTCACGAGGCGACCACGGCGGCGGAACGCCAGACCACCTTTAACGAAATGATCGTTATCGCGCTGGAATCCGTACTGCTGGGCGACAAAGCGTAATACTCCGGCGGGCGTCATCATGGCGCCCGCCTGTCAATCTATTCATTCCGCTTGGCCAGTTTTGGCTAACGCTTTACCTTTCTGCCGTTTAACGCTATTACTTCCTCTATCAATCTATTCATCAATCTATTCATCTGATGATCACCGTTGAACAAGTTTTGCGTCATGGGCCAGCTACGGCTCGTCAACTGACAGAAGCGTTAGGCATCAGCCAGCCGACGCTATCGCGCCGTATCCGCGAACTGGCGGGCGCAGTATTGATCCTCGGTAAAGGTAAGGCGACGCGCTATGTATTGCGGCGCGGGATCGGCGGTGAGAGGCAGTTTCCGCTGTATCGGGTTGATGAACGGGGTAAGGCGCACCTGTTTGCCACACTTTACCCGCTGTATCCTGCCGATAACTGTGCGGTGTGCGATGAGCGCAGCGGAGAGTGGCAGCTTTATGACGGCATGCCATGGTATTTGAACGACCTGCGGCCGATTGGCTTTCTCGGGCGAGCCTGGGGAAAAGCAGCGGCGCGCGAGTTGAATTTGCCGGAGGATGTGCGGCGATGGGATGAAGGTCAACGCTTGTTGGCGCTCTGCCGTTATGGCGAGGACATAACCGGCGATCTGCTGCCTGGTGCCGACAGCTATCAGCGTTGGTTAATGCGGGATACTGCCGTCGCCATCACGGTGGAAGATAAAACCGAGCGTTACGCCGCATTGTCTGTCCAGGCGCTGGCCGGGGAACTGGTGGGCTCTTCCGTCGGTGGCGAGCAACCCAAATTTGCCGCCTATGCTGAGCTGGCGCCTGGGCACCGCGCGCATGTGTTGGTGAAGTTCAGCCTGGCGCCGACGCATGTCATTGCACAGCGCTGGAGCGATTTGCTGATCGCCGAGTCACTGGCGTTGCAGACGGTCGCCGCTGCGGGATTGCCTGCCGCATCGGCGCAAATCCTGTTCGGCGCCGACCGGCAATGTTTTTTAGAGATTGAGCGCTTTGATCGCATCGGTGAAGAAGGGCGGGTCGCGATGGTGTCGCTGGAGGCACTGGATGCCGAGTTCAGCGGCAGCGGCCACGCCAACTGGGTCGTGGCCGCCGAGCGGCTATTGCAGCAAGGGGTGATCAATCACTCAGTCTACCAACGGATTGCCCTGTATTGGGCCTTTGGCCGGTTGATCGCCAACAGTGATATGCATCAAGGCAACCTGTCGTTCTTGCGAATAACCCAGCGGCCGGTCATGTTGGCGCCTTTGTATGATATGTTGCCGATGGCTTTTGCCCCGGCAAGCAGCGGTAATCTGCGCCGCGACGCGGTGGAGATCCGTTTGAGCAACGAGGTGAGCGGCGCCGTCTGGCGGCAAGCGGAGCTATTGGCTCTCGAGTTCTGGCGGCGAACCGCGCAACATGACGACATCAGCGAGGCGTTCCGGGCGATTGCCGAGCAAATGTTGGTGCAACTGCAGAAGCTGCACGAGCGCATTCAGCGCCTGGCTTGAGTTACCCCTTCTTCGGCGCTTCCTGTTTTGTTTCCGACGCATCCTCTTCGTCGTCTTCCACCGTATTGCCTTCTGCCAACGGCGTGTTGGCGGTCAACAGGTACGGCGACTGCTGCCAGCGGCTGCGGCGGTGTTGCAGCAGGGTGCGCGCCAGAATGATGCCGATCGCCAGCGCCAGCAGGATCATCAGGCGCAGCAGGTTGGTGGTGTTGTCCACCTGCTTGGATTCGGTCGCCAGCACGTGGGTGTCGAGGGTGATGCGGATAAAGCCGATTGGGCCGTCTTTGCCCTGAATGGATTCGACCAACTGGTGGTTGAAGTAGCTGCCGGCGCGTTTGCCGTCGAGCGACAGGCGATCGCGTATACTTATCTGCTCCCCGGCGTGGGAGACCAGCGTGCCGTCCAGCTGATACACGCTGACGTCGAGAATGCGGCTGTGATCGGTGAGCTGCTTGAGGATGGCGTCGATGCGCGGGGTGTTGCCGTCGTCGTCCAGCAGCGGCGCCAGGCTGTAGGCGACCTGTTTGGTCAGCGTCTGCGCCAACTCTTCAACCTGCTCGGATCGCGCCATTTGGTGACTCAGGCTAAAATAAGAGGCGCCCTGCATCAGCAGCACCAGCAAAGCCAGGCAAATCAGGATAATAGCGGTGCGGTGCAGGCGAAATTTCAGTTTAGCGCGAGCCATGCAGGTTCCTTGGGCATCGGGGACACTTTATGTTGCCAGAACCGCTGGCGATAGGATAGCTTGA is part of the Serratia marcescens genome and encodes:
- the deoD gene encoding purine-nucleoside phosphorylase, translating into MATPHINAEMGDFADVVLMPGDPLRAKYIAETFLEGAVEVNNVRGMLGFTGTYKGRRISVMGHGMGIPSCSIYARELIAEFGVKKIIRVGSCGAVRDDIKLRDVVIGMGACTDSKVNRLRFKDNDYAAIADFDMVRNAVDAAAAQGIPARVGNIFSADLFYTPDPDMFQVMKKYGILGVEMEAAGIYGVAAELYEEFGCKALTICTVSDHILRHEATTAAERQTTFNEMIVIALESVLLGDKA
- the yjjJ gene encoding type II toxin-antitoxin system HipA family toxin YjjJ, whose product is MITVEQVLRHGPATARQLTEALGISQPTLSRRIRELAGAVLILGKGKATRYVLRRGIGGERQFPLYRVDERGKAHLFATLYPLYPADNCAVCDERSGEWQLYDGMPWYLNDLRPIGFLGRAWGKAAARELNLPEDVRRWDEGQRLLALCRYGEDITGDLLPGADSYQRWLMRDTAVAITVEDKTERYAALSVQALAGELVGSSVGGEQPKFAAYAELAPGHRAHVLVKFSLAPTHVIAQRWSDLLIAESLALQTVAAAGLPAASAQILFGADRQCFLEIERFDRIGEEGRVAMVSLEALDAEFSGSGHANWVVAAERLLQQGVINHSVYQRIALYWAFGRLIANSDMHQGNLSFLRITQRPVMLAPLYDMLPMAFAPASSGNLRRDAVEIRLSNEVSGAVWRQAELLALEFWRRTAQHDDISEAFRAIAEQMLVQLQKLHERIQRLA
- a CDS encoding YtjB family periplasmic protein, which encodes MARAKLKFRLHRTAIILICLALLVLLMQGASYFSLSHQMARSEQVEELAQTLTKQVAYSLAPLLDDDGNTPRIDAILKQLTDHSRILDVSVYQLDGTLVSHAGEQISIRDRLSLDGKRAGSYFNHQLVESIQGKDGPIGFIRITLDTHVLATESKQVDNTTNLLRLMILLALAIGIILARTLLQHRRSRWQQSPYLLTANTPLAEGNTVEDDEEDASETKQEAPKKG